In one window of Archocentrus centrarchus isolate MPI-CPG fArcCen1 chromosome 11, fArcCen1, whole genome shotgun sequence DNA:
- the ecm1a gene encoding extracellular matrix protein 1, producing the protein MNSAVGLAGLWMIALTFYGVNMGETKKNSLKEPDVPFPPARPTPDNLAAICHHGRGRPRYPPSFFPKSGSSHFRRRGHAMNRLESWFGVCCSGQIAQESNQMLCCAQQAWRKALSQFCVEEYSTMTLPYECCENTGDARWTCFDSKLPNPDYRSTPGYDAPEIPEEPGFTFDPSAC; encoded by the exons ATGAATTCAGCTGTAGGCCTCGCAGGACTTTGGATGATTGCTCTGACTTTTTACGGTGTAAACATGGGAG AGACCAAGAAGAACTCTCTCAAAGAGCCCGATGTCCCGTTCCCACCTGCCCGTCCCACTCCTGATAATTTGGCTGCTATTTGTCATCATGGTCGAGGTCGTCCCAGGTATCCACCTAGTTTCTTCCCAAAATCCGGTTCCAGCCACTTCCGACGCCGTGGACATGCCATGAACCGGCTGGAGTCATGGTTTGGTGTGTGCTGCAGTGGACAAATAGCCCAGGAGAGCAACCAGATGCTCTGCTGCGCCCAGCAAGCG tggAGAAAAGCCCTGTCTCAGTTCTGTGTGGAAGAATACTCCACCATGACCCTCCCGTACGAGTGCTGCGAGAACACTGGAGACGCTCGGTGGACGTGTTTCGACAGTAAGCTGCCGAACCCAGACTACAGATCAACACCGGGCTACGATGCCCCTGAAATCCCAGAGGAGCCAGGATTCACGTTTGACCCAAGTGCCTgctag